One Triplophysa rosa linkage group LG9, Trosa_1v2, whole genome shotgun sequence genomic window carries:
- the LOC130559575 gene encoding endonuclease domain-containing 1 protein-like — translation MKHFNWNMFLFFLLTCTALRAFNAQAKVVTVFDECKERFYNNMEPKGMDQNAVKICQKMENKPDVFFATLYSTHHKIPLYSAYTFDPQCSQKDGTAKRCNQWHIEPQLTISEPNNNHMVRESKAEKFVNKYKGSQALSADYEHTGYDRGHLNPNGLQCGDARLATFTLTNAAPMDACFNRIQWRIWEGYLQSFLKTKSYKDATAYIITGTVPGKEKIPQEDDCDKSRESGRVTVPSHIWTAVCYKHQDNTKSFSFGYLGENKPEFNIQIMSVSDMNQQLSDLYSKSSKTSVNIFDGNCFNDNPSSKAAEQSFVDLIKLPEYRITRKRARSDSDTSSVKKPKSG, via the exons ATGAAACATTTCAACTGGAACATGTTTCTATTTTTCCTGCTCACCTGTACTGCGCTGAGAGCTTTTAATGCTCAGGCAAAAGTGGTGACGGTGTTTGATGAGTGTAAAGAAAGGTTCTACAACAACATGGAACCGAAAGGAATGGATCAGAATGCTGTGAAAATTTGCCAGAAGATGGAAAATAAACCTGATGTATTTTTTGCTACTCTCTATTCGACTCATCACAAAATTCCCCTGTACAGTGCCTATACATTTGATCCTCAATGCTCACAAAAAGATGGAACAGCCAAGAGATGCAACCAATGGCACATCGAGCCACAGTTAACA ATTTCTGAACCAAACAATAATCACATGGTCCGTGAGAGCAAAGCTGAAAAGTTTGTCAACAAATATAAAGGAAGTCAAGCCCTCAGCGCTGACTATGAACACACGGGATACGATCGTGGACACCTGAACCCCAATGGTCTCCAATGTGGCGATGCCCGTCTGGCGACATTTACTCTGACCAACGCTGCGCCGATGGATGCTTGCTTCAACCGCATTCAATGGAGGATCTGGGAGGgttatttgcaaagttttttaaagacaaaaagtTATAAAGATGCGACGGCTTACATCATCACAGGTACTGTACCCGGTAAAGAGAAAATACCACAAGAGGACGACTGTGACAAGAGCCGGGAGTCTGGACGGGTCACAGTTCCCTCTCACATCTGGACAGCTGTCTGTTATAAACATCAAGATAACACAAAGTCTTTTTCCTTTGGCTATTTAGGAGAAAACAAGCCAGAATTCAACATACAGATCATGAGCGTTTCAGACATGAATCAGCAGCTCAGTGACCTGTATAGCAAATCCTCGAAAACTTCTGTTAATATCTTTGATGGTAACTGTTTTAATGACAACCCGTCATCTAAAGCGGCTGAACAAAGTTTTGTTGATCTAATTAAATTGCCAGAGTACCGAATCACTCGTAAAAGGGCCCGTAGTGACAGTGACACCTCGTCTGTAAAGAAACCTAAAAGCGGTTGA